ATTGCAAGAACCAATTCCAACATGCTTATATCATCATCCAATTCAAATACTTGCACAACCGGAGCTGGGAATAGAGTCATCAACCTCGACCAGTAAGCAAAcactttatataatatatcattaacTACTTTTTCTCATATATCATTATAACTTGCGAACATGTTAGTGTTGTTAGACATAGTAAGCAACCTTTGACGTTTCAAGATACTTGGTTCATGGTTTTAGACATTTTTCACCTTGTCGTACATAAGGGCTAAGAAATTTTTGGTGAGAGgggaaggtttttttttttttttttttggtaagaaATTTGGCGCTAAATGGTTGAAAAATGTTCGATTCTACTGTCATTTTACCTCTGCTACcacttttgtttgtttgttgttagTTGTGTCAATCGTGGCTCTGTTTCTGGTAGCTATGACTGAGTCTTGCGTCTTTGGTACTGTTCTTTGCGTTCTGCTAGCGCTATTGTTGCCTGAGAAGACAGGGACAACTCATCTTCTCTAACGTGACTTGCTCATACCACAAATGTCAGGAATATAGCAGCAGACACAGTACACAAACAAATTTTTGTTTGCTTCACCCTCTTGCCAGAAAAtcagaaattatttatataatataaaacgaATAGTGTAACTAAATGGAATAAATTCCACACAAGTTATTAATTAATAGGTGTTCAAATGAACTAGACTAATCCAAGATGAAACTTCACAACCCCTTTtaccatattaaaaaagaatgaattatttggattcaaatatatttgtaaatgtTTGAATGACCGTGCTGAACTTAAATATTCAATTGTTTCTTCAACAAAgtttaagctttttttttaagagttcCGTACGATTCATGGTGTGCTAAACTCTCAGATAGTTTAGTTAAGTTGTAATAATTTTCTTAGTAAATTAGAAATTGTTTGGAACAACGTCGGAGGTTTTTTACTATGTTCGGAGATAGCTGAAGATTAGCACGGTTTTCAAATGTGATCTATCTCACGTTTCCAAATATATTACGGATTTTACCAGTCAACGTTTTTCTCTCAGATAATGCAATAACGTCAAGTTAATTGCcttaatgatataataatttcttcAACACCGAACAATGAGTTTATAGTTCCTTAGTTTCTAAGTTAGATTAAGACGTTGCTGATGTTGTGAGTGTATGttttttcaatcatattttaCTGCTAAATGTTGGATCCTGTCATTTTCCTAAGTGTGTTTCATATTGAAtgtaaggaaagaaaaaaaaaatcatttttatcatgCACAAGGGTTGTGATTTAGTAAGAAAAAGCAGTGTCCAATTTTTGTGGTAGAAGTGGTAGCCAAGTAGGAGAGTCTAACTTTAGCACCATTGGCGGGATCCTCATTGACATTGTCTAACCCAATATCATTATCTACATGAACCTCTTGttaaatttctcattttttattcaaaagtcTAACAAATTATTCTTTTCCGAAGAGACACTCACTATTGCTATAATAGTATATTTGATTAGGGAAAAACAAAAGTGATGACATAATTGCAAACTAAAGTCAATTTTAAAGGACACCCTTTCCTACTCAACTATTCAATTTGAAGAACCCTTGTCTTTTACTTCTAAAACCACTATTTTTGAATCAGCAAACTGTTCCAACTTTTTAACCAACAAACAGTTGATATCCAACTAACTTTCTTCCCACCCAGTCAAGTCATTTTAAGGTACTGTTTTTGAGTTATATTCACTGTTTTTTCATAAACTCAAAATTCTGCTACATGTCATAGAAAAATGGATCAAACTCATGCACAGGCGAATTTCTTCTTTAAAGCAcacttatttataaaagtatttatctTTATCTTGCCTTTGAAAACCCacttagtttttttaaatgCTATGATAGAATAGTGTTCGTTGGTAGTTGGAAGAATAGGAAAGAAGTTGGTGGGGTCACATGGGGCTATGCGCACACTGCATAAAGACACTCTTTTTCGGCCGTGGCCATAACATAACACTATGTGGAAGCACTTACTTTCTTTGGTTCGCTGAGTGAGTGAGAAGACatttttttaagcttttttgTGTGCCTCAAACGTGATTCGCTGAATTGCAGAGGCAAGCTTTGAGTTGAACCCTTTGGAATCTGGATCTAAACATGTCAACTGCATTGTGGGTCCTCCAACATATTTTGTCCCCTTCACTCTTAATTTCTGCATGATTCCCATTCATTCATGTAATGCTAAATGCATACATTTACCCTTATATTTTCAACCCATCAAATCATTGCTTCGGCTAATGCAGTTTTATGATTACTCTTCCAATAACCTTTACACGTGCACATTCATCACTTACTAATTTCTATGCCCTTTCCTCCACTTGTCCATTGCTCCTTCTTTACCTAATTTGTCGACATCTTCATGTAGAAACAAAATCATTACCATGAGAAGGGTTAAATGTATCTGTCTAGCTTCATTATATCTTTcaagtttcatactttgtttttgttctgGTTTCACTGTACTTTTACTCTTCTCTTTATGCCCATTTTCGTAAATTGAATAGAGATAGACAAGAAGAATAATgtgtataaaattttagattgaaGTTTCTCGGtttccataaaaaaattctcaacatgatttaaaatatttgttcatgGGTGGACATGATGTTAATGCATGTTTTATATAGTTTATGACGTTATAGAAGGcatgcaatttttttattctgagATGTTTGTTCATTGTGGGACATGATGATGGTGCATGATCTGGGTAGTTTCTGCTGAGCTGTGATGcattaaaataaagattgaaattatatgaaattgaGATTTTGTGCAGTGGAGACCCGAGAGTGTATGAGAGATTTTGGCGACAAACGGGTGAGAAGAGCACGATCATAATCCCTGGGTGGCAGTCAATGAGTTATTTTTCTGATGTGACCAACATTTGCTGGTTTTTGGAGGCAGAGTTTGCAAGTGAAGTGGTGAGGTTGCACACAGTGGTTGGAAATGCTGTCACAGAAGGGAGACACATTGTGGTTGGCACAGGTTCTTCTCAGCTTTTTCTGGCTGCTCTATATGCTCTCTCCCCTACTGATGCACCCGAACCAATCAGTGTTGTCTGTGCCTCACCCTACTACTCAGTGAGTTAACATTTTCatatactatattttatatttcagtgTAACTACCGATGatgttttagtttagtttatgaTTGAAccacaatataaaattatgtgtaTAGTCTGTTTTGTCTAGAATTAATAGACAAGAAGATTTCTAAGATATTCTATCAGAATTTAAAAGTATTCTTTGGTGAAAGTGCATGCATATGGAAGTGGATGATTAAAGAACAGCAAAGTCATTCTTGAATCTGTTTCTGATACATCTTCTGTAATGTAAAGCAATGTTCTTGTACTAATTGACCACATTCAGCTTGTATAATtgtgttataaaataaacaGTGGGTGACCACTTTGAGTTATGTATAGTGAAGCAATTATTGGATGCTCCAAGGAACTTAAAACAGTGTACTAAGTCAAGAAGATCATTTGTtggttgatgatgatgaacCATAGACATTTATTTGTAACAGTTGGAAATCAATAAACATTAAGCAATTGAGCTAATTGTGTCTGGATtgatttctgaaagaaaaactTACTGATTATAGCATTCAATGTGTTCCAACCATTTCTTAGGTATCTGTACTCTGcaattaattttcttccttACTGGTACTATCTTAAGatcatatcatataatattttatatatttaagcagaaaaataaaaaacttctgTTCAATTCTTTAATAACTGTTCTAATCACAGTCGACAACATATGACTTTTTTTTCCCTTGTTAATCCTTCCATGTTTATAAGTATCTTCTCTTTTTCCTACACTAGTAATTTTCCACACCTGCAACTGATCACATGACAGTTGAGACTTTTGTCCAACTGTGGCATGTGCTGAACTGTCAGTAAAGTAGCTTAGATTTGAAAATCTTAACATTCATTCAATTCATGAACAAAAAAAGGTGTGATATATGGCTTCATTACTAATTATGGCATTGTTGACCCCCATTAATGACACACTAGATACTGCAAATAAACAACTTATATAAAGACATTTTAGTTACATCACATGGTTCTGACTTACTAATCAGGTCATGCAGGGGCTTCATTATGGTGATGTTTGCATGGAAAATTTTGCAATGAAAGGCTATTTAGTTTGAGTAATTGATGGTTTGGCATGGAATTGACCATTGAACTAACTGACTGACTAACTACTTGCAGTCGTACCCATCAATGACGAATCACCTGAAATCAGGACTGTACCAATGGGGTGGTGATGCAGCAAGTTTTGAGAAAGAGGGTCCCTACATTGAGCTGGTTACTTCTCCCAATAATCCTGATGGACATGCAAGAATATCTAAGGTCAACAGAAGCCAGGGATTTTTGGTTCATGACCTTGCTTATTACTGGCCACAGTACACTCCAATATCAGCACCTGCAGATCATGATCTTACCCTTTTCACTGTTTCAAAAAGCACTGGCCATGCTGGAATGCGCATAGGGTAAGTTCACCCATTTCATAAAGACTACCTTTTTCTACAGTCCtcaattattttctctttcacaACATTTCTACAATGTTCATTGGATGTTTCTTAAATTACTGTTCTACCATAATTGGAATTTTACTTTCTTAACCTGCATAATGCTTCAGTCTTTTTAACCCACAGCCTTTTCCACTCTTCTTTTTAAACCAACCTTATAACTCTGATTTAAATCTTCGGTAATCagattatcaaaattaaagtcTTAATTATCATTAGAAAACAATACAAAGTCACAATGAACATATGTGTAACTCATTTAAGTTCATATCTTTTTAATACTTGTTTAAGTTTTTTGGTTTCCTGAAAGGTGTTTGATGTATCAAAAGATAAAGTAAAGAAAGATGAAT
This DNA window, taken from Vigna radiata var. radiata cultivar VC1973A chromosome 5, Vradiata_ver6, whole genome shotgun sequence, encodes the following:
- the LOC106761959 gene encoding tryptophan aminotransferase-related protein 2 isoform X2 codes for the protein MSTAFGDPRVYERFWRQTGEKSTIIIPGWQSMSYFSDVTNICWFLEAEFASEVVRLHTVVGNAVTEGRHIVVGTGSSQLFLAALYALSPTDAPEPISVVCASPYYSSYPSMTNHLKSGLYQWGGDAASFEKEGPYIELVTSPNNPDGHARISKVNRSQGFLVHDLAYYWPQYTPISAPADHDLTLFTVSKSTGHAGMRIGWALVKDKEVAKKMTKFIELNTIGVSKDSQLRAAKVLRAVSDSWEQGNSQEGESFFKFSHKLMANRWKQLRLVVEHSELFSLPKFSPAFCTFFKQVLEPQPAFVWLKCEGNVEDCESFLRAHNILTRSGKHFGVSPKYVRISMLDTDENFSHFLERLSAIKS